A section of the Schistosoma haematobium chromosome ZW, whole genome shotgun sequence genome encodes:
- a CDS encoding hypothetical protein (EggNog:ENOG410V6CQ~COG:F) — MPESVIANIENVKKVADHIQKMISIVPEIGIICGSGLGKLADGVKDKTIIPYTKIPNFPQTSVIGHSGNLIFGTLSGRKVVVMQGRFHMYEGYTNDKIALPIRVMKLLGVKILMVSNAAGGLNRSLKLGDFVILKDHIYLPGLGLNNVLVGPNHEEFGPRFPALSDAYNSDLRKLAMQVAVENGFGDSVHQGVYVMNGGPCYETPAECTMLLNMGCDVVGMSTIPEVVIARHCGIQVFAVSLVTNISVLDVESSVKANHEEVLATGAQRAELMQSWFEKIIEKLPKD; from the exons AT GCCTGAGTCAGTAATTGCTAACATTGAAAATGTCAAGAAAGTAGCAGATCATATACAAAAAATGATAAGTATCGTACCAGAAATTGGGATCATTTGTGGAAGTGGTCTGGGGAAGTTGGCTGATGGGGTGAAAGATAAAACCATAATTCCATACACAAAGATACCCAACTTCCCTCAAACGTCTG TTATTGGACACTCCGGGAACCTGATATTTGGAACTCTGAGCGGCCGAAAAGTAGTCGTAATGCAAGGACGGTTTCACATGTACGAGGGATATACCAATGACAAG ATCGCTCTTCCCATACGCGTGATGAAGTTATTGGGAGTCAAAATTCTTATGGTTAGTAATGCTGCTGGTGGTCTCAACAGAAGTCTCAAACTTGGTGACTTCGTGATCTTAAAAGATCATATTTATCTTCCTGGACTGGGATTAAATAATGTTTTGGTCGGACCGAATCATGAGGA ATTTGGTCCTCGATTCCCAGCACTTTCGGATGCTTATAACAGTGACCTGCGAAAACTGGCTATGCAAGTAGCTGTAGAAAACGGATTTGGGGATTCGGTTCACCAAGGTGTTTACGTGATGAATGGTGGTCCTTGTTACGAAACACCTGCTGAGTGCACAATGCTTCTTAACATGGGTTGTGATGTAGTCG GTATGAGTACGATTCCGGAAGTTGTAATTGCTCGGCACTGTGGAATTCAAGTGTTCGCCGTTTCACTAGTTACAAATATAAGTGTGCTGGATGTTGAAAGCAGTGTGAAGGCGAACCACGAAGAAGTCTTGGCCACAGGTGCTCAACGTGCTGAATTGATGCAATCATGGTTTGAAAAGATAATCGAAAAACTGCCCAAGGATTGA